From Fusobacterium varium:
TAAAATTCTTATCATTTTACCAATTCTTGCACATCCAGCAGTATGAGAACTTGAAGGTCCTGTCATTATAGGTCCTAAAACATCATTGAAGATGCTGTGATATTTTTTCATGTGTTCCCCCTTCTAAAAAATAGATGTTTTATTCATCTCTTTTTATGATTTTAACTTCTCCAGTATCTCCATCCATTTCTATAAAATCACCAGTTTTTATTAAAGAAAATAAATCTATGTCATCAGGAAAATCGGCAATAGTAGGAATTGATAAAACAGCTGAAGCTACTCCTGATCTTGAATCTATTTTAGAAAACAGCCAGCCCGAAGGTTTAAAACCAGAAACCGCAGCAGAGTGAAAATGTCCAGACCATCCAGTAGATCCTTTTCCATATGGTAATATTAATATTTTTTTATCAATACATTTTCCTTTTTCAATATTTGAATCTTCTATTATTATTCCAGTTTTATCATCAACTCCTGCCCAACCTTGAATACTGTCAGGACATACTATTGCTTCTCCAGAAGCTTTTCCAGGAAATGCAGGTCTACCCTTTAGAATAATTTCTTTCATATTAATCCCACCATCCTTTTATTGCAGCATCAATACATTTTTCAGTAGTTCCATAAAATATTTTTATATTTTTTAAATCACTGTGCAAATAGTGAGCTTGTTTTGCACCATCTGTTACAAATCCTGTTTTTACATTATCGAAAATAGTACGTCCACAAACTAGAGGGCAGGAACTATTTAAAAGATGTCCTCCTGCATTTTCAATAATTTCTGTATAACCATTAATATCAGCAAGTTTTTGAATAGTTAAATCTGTCCAGACCTGTAAAGAAACATTTTCATTGACTTTTTTATCTTTTAATAAATCTGCCACTTTTTTAATCTCATCTAAAGCATAATGTGGACATCCTAATACAACCATTTGTACAGCTTCACTTCCTTCATCACATATTGTAGATAAAGCATCATCATACATTTCTTGAGTTATTGCAAAAGTTCCAAGGGGAGTATGTCCGTTTAGGGCATCTTCTAAAGTTGGAGCTTCAGCTGTACATCCAACAATATGGCATATTTCACATCCGCTTGTAGTAGCAAGTGAAGCAAAGAGCCGTTTTAACTTATTGAGATTAGGGTGTTTAAAATTTCCTGTTACAACAGGACGAGCATTTCCAGGTAATATTTTTCCTAAGATAATTCCAATTATATCCCAATCATATTCAGTATCACTTTTACATTGGATTTCAAAAATATGAGTGGCATATCTATTTTCTAGTATATGATTCCCCCATTTTGGAGTTCTTCCACATATGGCAGACCAAGTTGAAGCCTCTAAACCATCTGCATTTC
This genomic window contains:
- a CDS encoding putative aconitase gives rise to the protein MLKLTDYEKKMLNGEMGAFKQKALEKIIEYAKVLNAEELCEVTKATVYYGAHPYLDVIKSNDYNEVFSKMMLCSDDKIYEIGDFSDECFIQTCCSGCDYYCYEPINVSKEVFEKNKKYLQITRPKGVNIVGSCTPYLSGWIPIRGEHFVSTESSNILMCNSVFGACGNADGLEASTWSAICGRTPKWGNHILENRYATHIFEIQCKSDTEYDWDIIGIILGKILPGNARPVVTGNFKHPNLNKLKRLFASLATTSGCEICHIVGCTAEAPTLEDALNGHTPLGTFAITQEMYDDALSTICDEGSEAVQMVVLGCPHYALDEIKKVADLLKDKKVNENVSLQVWTDLTIQKLADINGYTEIIENAGGHLLNSSCPLVCGRTIFDNVKTGFVTDGAKQAHYLHSDLKNIKIFYGTTEKCIDAAIKGWWD
- a CDS encoding putative aconitase; this translates as MKEIILKGRPAFPGKASGEAIVCPDSIQGWAGVDDKTGIIIEDSNIEKGKCIDKKILILPYGKGSTGWSGHFHSAAVSGFKPSGWLFSKIDSRSGVASAVLSIPTIADFPDDIDLFSLIKTGDFIEMDGDTGEVKIIKRDE